The Terriglobia bacterium genome has a window encoding:
- a CDS encoding YggS family pyridoxal phosphate-dependent enzyme — MSIAENIAQVRERMARAARRAGRDPNQITLMAVSKTVEPARIREAYAAGVRVFGENRVQEFAEKAALRDLSGAEWHLIGHLQTNKANKAAEIFSAVDSVDSVKLARKLDAAAEKDVPVLIEINIGGEEAKSGVRADSSELEELLRAAAEFERLEIRGLMTIPPFTEDPEEARPYFRRLRQLRDEIFGRKLPRVLMDVLSMGMSHDFEVAIEEGSTCVRVGTAIFGERQKP, encoded by the coding sequence ATGTCGATCGCCGAAAATATTGCGCAGGTTCGGGAACGCATGGCGCGGGCCGCGCGGCGGGCCGGGCGCGACCCTAACCAGATCACGCTGATGGCGGTGAGCAAGACGGTCGAGCCGGCGCGAATCCGCGAAGCTTACGCGGCGGGCGTCCGCGTCTTCGGCGAGAACCGCGTGCAGGAGTTCGCGGAGAAGGCGGCGCTGCGCGATCTCAGCGGCGCCGAGTGGCACCTGATCGGGCATCTGCAAACGAACAAGGCGAACAAGGCGGCGGAGATTTTCAGCGCGGTGGATTCAGTAGATTCGGTGAAGTTGGCGCGCAAACTGGACGCGGCGGCGGAAAAGGATGTACCCGTATTGATTGAGATCAATATTGGCGGCGAAGAGGCGAAGTCGGGGGTCAGGGCGGACTCGTCGGAGCTCGAGGAATTGCTGCGCGCCGCGGCCGAATTCGAAAGGCTGGAGATCCGGGGTCTGATGACGATCCCTCCGTTCACCGAGGATCCGGAAGAGGCGCGGCCGTATTTTCGCAGGCTGCGCCAGTTGCGCGATGAGATTTTCGGCCGCAAGCTGCCGCGCGTCCTCATGGACGTGCTGTCCATGGGCATGTCGCACGATTTCGAGGTGGCGATCGAAGAAGGTTCGACCTGCGTGCGGGTGGGAACGGCGATCTTCGGGGAGAGGCAGAAACCTTGA
- a CDS encoding DUF167 domain-containing protein gives MIPIKESAGSVTFAVKVHPRAKKNAVAGELGEALKIALTAPPVEGRANEACIEFLAEILRVPRASVSIAAGQSSRNKVIRVRGLTAAQVEERLRIPP, from the coding sequence TTGATTCCTATCAAGGAATCCGCGGGTTCGGTCACGTTCGCGGTCAAGGTCCATCCGCGCGCGAAAAAGAATGCCGTCGCGGGAGAACTCGGCGAGGCGCTGAAGATCGCGCTGACGGCGCCGCCGGTGGAGGGGCGGGCCAACGAGGCGTGCATCGAGTTCCTGGCGGAGATTTTGCGAGTGCCGCGCGCGTCGGTTAGCATAGCCGCCGGGCAATCCAGCCGGAACAAAGTCATTCGCGTGCGCGGCCTGACGGCGGCGCAGGTGGAAGAGCGTCTGCGGATCCCACCCTAG